A single Chlamydia suis DNA region contains:
- the cdsF gene encoding type III secretion system protein CdsF has product MASGSCSAFNFNQMLDGVCKYVQGVQQYLTELETSTQGTVDLGTMFNLQFRMQILSQYMESVSNILTAVNTEMITMARAVKGS; this is encoded by the coding sequence ATGGCGAGCGGTAGTTGTTCGGCTTTTAATTTTAATCAGATGCTGGATGGCGTATGTAAATACGTTCAGGGAGTACAACAATATTTAACAGAATTAGAAACATCCACGCAAGGAACTGTAGACCTTGGGACAATGTTCAATTTGCAATTCCGTATGCAAATTTTGTCTCAATATATGGAATCTGTATCCAATATCTTGACCGCAGTGAATACAGAGATGATCACTATGGCAAGAGCTGTTAAAGGAAGTTAA
- a CDS encoding tetratricopeptide repeat protein: protein MADLDVFKEDFALLFEAGMVAIKQGDEASAKALFQALSVLNPEHTAHELGIGLLHLHKMDLTTAEGIFRGVVEKDPENWSAKAFLSLTLMMIVLQQGSSFEVRRESLEHCLLLAGQVLENCEVESTKALAKSVLDWHDGLVAKSGGPLN from the coding sequence ATGGCAGATTTGGATGTTTTTAAAGAAGATTTTGCGTTGTTGTTTGAAGCTGGGATGGTGGCGATCAAACAAGGAGATGAGGCTAGTGCTAAAGCTTTGTTTCAAGCTTTGTCGGTATTAAATCCTGAGCATACAGCTCATGAGTTGGGAATCGGACTGCTTCATTTACATAAAATGGATTTGACAACAGCAGAGGGGATTTTCCGAGGTGTTGTGGAGAAAGATCCTGAGAATTGGAGTGCAAAAGCTTTCCTATCGTTAACACTCATGATGATCGTTCTTCAGCAAGGAAGTTCTTTTGAAGTGCGCAGAGAAAGCCTGGAACACTGCTTACTTTTAGCTGGTCAGGTATTAGAAAATTGTGAAGTGGAGTCCACAAAGGCTTTAGCCAAATCTGTTCTGGATTGGCATGATGGATTAGTTGCCAAGAGTGGTGGACCTTTAAATTAG
- the cdsN gene encoding SctN family type III secretion system ATPase CdsN, translating to MKELTTEFDTLMTELPEVQLTAVVGRIIEVVGMLIKAVVPDVRVGEVCLVKRFGMEPLVTEVVGFTQNFVFLSPLGELTGVSPSSEVIATGLPLHIRAGSGLLGRVLNGLGEPIDTETKGPLENVDAIYPIFKAPPDPLHRAKLRTILSTGVRCIDGMLTVAKGQRIGIFAGAGVGKSSLLGMIARNAEEADINVIALIGERGREVREFIENDLGEEGMKRSVIVVSTSDQSSQLRLNAAYVGTAIAEYFRDQGKTVVLMMDSVTRFARALREVGLAAGEPPARAGYTPSVFSTLPKLLERAGASDKGTITAFYTVLVAGDDMNEPVADEVKSILDGHIVLSNALAQAYHYPAIDVLASISRLLTAIVPEEQRRIIGRAREVLAKYKANEMLIRIGEYRRGSDREVDFAIDHIDKLNRFLKQDIHEKTNYEEAAQQLRAIFR from the coding sequence ATGAAAGAGCTAACGACTGAGTTTGATACACTCATGACTGAGCTGCCGGAGGTGCAATTAACGGCAGTTGTTGGGCGTATTATCGAAGTAGTCGGGATGTTAATCAAGGCTGTCGTCCCAGATGTTCGGGTTGGTGAAGTGTGTTTAGTGAAACGTTTTGGAATGGAGCCTCTGGTGACAGAGGTGGTAGGATTCACTCAAAACTTTGTTTTTCTTTCTCCTCTTGGAGAGTTAACCGGTGTGAGTCCTTCCTCTGAGGTGATAGCCACGGGCTTGCCTTTGCATATTCGAGCAGGATCTGGGCTTTTAGGACGAGTGTTAAATGGCCTTGGAGAGCCTATTGATACGGAGACTAAGGGGCCTTTAGAAAATGTGGATGCAATTTATCCAATTTTTAAAGCTCCTCCAGATCCTTTGCATCGGGCAAAATTGCGAACCATTTTATCTACGGGAGTGCGTTGTATCGATGGAATGCTAACCGTTGCTAAAGGACAACGGATTGGGATTTTTGCAGGAGCTGGGGTTGGAAAATCTTCGTTATTGGGCATGATTGCACGTAACGCTGAAGAAGCGGATATTAACGTCATTGCTTTGATCGGTGAGCGGGGACGAGAGGTCCGAGAGTTTATAGAGAATGACCTTGGTGAAGAAGGGATGAAACGCTCCGTTATTGTGGTTTCTACTTCTGATCAATCTTCTCAATTACGACTTAATGCGGCTTATGTGGGTACGGCTATAGCAGAGTATTTCAGGGATCAGGGTAAGACTGTTGTGCTGATGATGGACTCTGTAACCCGATTTGCGCGAGCCCTAAGAGAAGTTGGCCTTGCAGCCGGAGAGCCTCCCGCTCGAGCTGGATACACGCCTTCAGTATTTTCGACTTTGCCTAAATTATTGGAACGAGCGGGGGCCTCCGATAAGGGGACTATTACTGCTTTTTATACCGTATTGGTTGCTGGAGACGATATGAATGAGCCAGTAGCTGATGAAGTGAAATCTATTTTAGATGGACATATTGTTCTCTCTAATGCATTAGCGCAAGCCTATCATTATCCTGCCATTGATGTGCTAGCTTCCATTAGCCGGTTGCTAACGGCAATTGTTCCTGAAGAACAACGGCGAATTATTGGACGCGCTAGGGAAGTGTTAGCGAAGTATAAAGCGAATGAAATGTTAATTCGTATCGGAGAGTATCGTCGAGGATCTGATCGTGAGGTTGATTTTGCAATTGACCATATTGATAAATTAAATCGGTTCCTTAAGCAAGATATTCATGAAAAAACAAATTATGAGGAAGCTGCTCAGCAGTTACGAGCGATATTCCGGTGA
- the cdsO gene encoding type III secretion system protein CdsO, which yields MIRYPLEPVLSIKKDRVDRAEKVVKEKRRLLEIEQEKLRECESARDKVKNHYMQKIRQLREQLDDGTTSDAILKMKAYIKVVAIQLSEEEEKVNKQKESVLAAAKELERAEVELTKRRKEEEKTRLHKEEWMKEALKEEARQEEKEQDEMGQLLHQLRKQKQRESGEN from the coding sequence GTGATTAGATATCCTTTAGAGCCTGTCTTATCTATTAAAAAGGATCGCGTAGATCGGGCAGAAAAGGTCGTTAAGGAGAAGCGAAGACTTTTAGAAATAGAACAAGAAAAATTGCGAGAGTGTGAGTCAGCGCGCGATAAAGTAAAGAATCACTATATGCAAAAGATTCGTCAGCTTCGCGAGCAGTTAGATGACGGGACGACCAGCGATGCGATTCTTAAGATGAAAGCCTACATTAAGGTTGTAGCTATACAACTTTCCGAAGAAGAAGAAAAAGTCAATAAACAGAAAGAAAGTGTACTGGCAGCAGCAAAAGAATTAGAAAGGGCTGAAGTAGAGCTGACAAAACGACGTAAAGAAGAAGAAAAAACGCGACTGCATAAAGAAGAATGGATGAAAGAAGCTCTCAAAGAGGAAGCTCGCCAGGAAGAAAAAGAGCAAGATGAAATGGGGCAACTGCTTCATCAGTTACGTAAGCAAAAACAACGGGAATCTGGGGAGAACTAG
- a CDS encoding DUF5421 family protein — MELNKTTESLFNAKVEHNHIPAEAHEPRDQREVRVFSLEGRSSAKQAKDDRALGRTSSRQETARSSEDGSVEEKASGVSSREEEEQKEGNFFSGGNPTAGMALVDTPMAVASEVMMETSVLTTSTMNLEWVEQLVLTTVESLLVADVDGKQLVEIVLDNTSTVPEAFCGANLTLVQTGEDVAVSFSNFANQAQVSEAMQLVQRNPEQLVTLVGSLKARQLNLTEFVIGNVAVSLPSIEKVETPLHMIAATIRHHDQEGDQEDKGHQDQHSDHQQEKKVEEAQI; from the coding sequence ATGGAACTCAATAAAACAACAGAATCTTTGTTTAATGCAAAGGTTGAGCACAATCATATACCAGCAGAAGCTCATGAACCGAGAGATCAACGAGAGGTTCGAGTATTTTCTTTAGAGGGAAGATCGTCCGCTAAACAAGCAAAAGATGATCGAGCGTTGGGAAGAACCTCTTCGCGTCAAGAAACTGCAAGAAGTTCTGAAGATGGATCCGTAGAAGAAAAAGCTTCAGGAGTTTCTTCGCGAGAAGAAGAAGAACAAAAAGAGGGGAACTTCTTTTCTGGAGGCAATCCAACTGCGGGTATGGCTCTTGTTGATACTCCCATGGCTGTCGCTAGTGAGGTTATGATGGAAACTAGCGTTTTGACTACGAGCACTATGAATTTAGAGTGGGTGGAGCAACTCGTTTTGACCACGGTAGAATCTTTACTGGTTGCTGATGTGGATGGCAAGCAATTAGTAGAAATTGTTTTGGATAACACAAGTACAGTACCAGAAGCTTTTTGTGGAGCTAATTTAACTCTAGTGCAGACAGGAGAGGATGTCGCTGTTTCCTTCTCGAATTTTGCAAATCAAGCTCAGGTTTCTGAAGCTATGCAGCTCGTTCAACGCAATCCTGAACAATTGGTTACTTTAGTAGGTTCCTTGAAAGCTCGTCAGTTAAATTTGACAGAGTTTGTCATAGGGAATGTTGCTGTTAGCTTACCCTCCATTGAAAAGGTAGAAACGCCTTTGCATATGATCGCAGCGACAATTCGTCATCATGATCAGGAAGGAGATCAGGAAGATAAAGGGCATCAAGACCAACATTCAGATCACCAGCAAGAGAAAAAAGTAGAAGAAGCGCAGATATAA
- the sctQ gene encoding type III secretion system cytoplasmic ring protein SctQ — MAVAAEPSSNWLKARDELLSSLQKQDEEQSSLPVFPKQECEQKLKEKFHMEEVELSFESQGLLSAETAIQEYGEHILLQSFLANPFESGEFYIVSSEEELQALIGTIFNDSSLVSYFYEKDRLLGFHYYFVAEICKLLQETPWIPSMAVKVTGDVSFSARALKGNYHVIKVSCRLDSTYVRFSILVPETTSQSVYRFLEEKNQTFDMQKVDLQTPVTLAIEVGFCQISEEEWHQVVPGSFILLDACLYDPDTGDAGAFLSIQRTRFFGGRFVDKQSGSFKITGLQELQAEEVPEEHSEGGPATPLPSATKVVAEVGRYSLSVGEFLKLGPGSVLSFEGVHPTLGVDIVLNGAKVGRGTIIALQDVLGIRVLEV, encoded by the coding sequence ATGGCAGTTGCGGCAGAGCCTAGTAGTAATTGGTTAAAAGCTAGAGACGAGTTACTAAGTTCTTTGCAAAAACAGGATGAAGAGCAGAGTTCTCTCCCTGTTTTCCCAAAGCAGGAGTGCGAGCAAAAACTTAAAGAGAAATTTCACATGGAAGAGGTGGAGCTTTCCTTTGAGTCGCAAGGACTTCTGTCTGCTGAAACTGCCATACAGGAATATGGGGAGCATATTTTGCTCCAGTCCTTTTTGGCCAACCCCTTTGAATCAGGGGAATTTTATATCGTTTCTTCCGAAGAAGAGTTACAAGCCCTGATAGGGACTATTTTTAATGACAGTTCTCTAGTTTCTTACTTCTATGAAAAAGATCGGTTATTAGGATTTCACTACTATTTTGTAGCCGAAATTTGCAAACTTTTGCAGGAGACTCCTTGGATTCCCTCAATGGCTGTGAAAGTAACTGGAGATGTCTCCTTTTCTGCACGAGCTCTAAAAGGGAATTATCATGTTATAAAAGTTTCTTGCCGTTTAGACAGCACTTATGTGCGTTTCTCTATTTTGGTTCCAGAAACGACCTCACAGAGCGTATATCGTTTCTTAGAAGAGAAAAATCAGACTTTCGATATGCAGAAAGTTGATTTGCAAACGCCAGTTACTCTCGCTATAGAAGTTGGTTTTTGTCAAATTTCAGAAGAAGAGTGGCACCAAGTTGTCCCTGGGAGTTTCATTTTATTAGATGCTTGTTTGTATGATCCAGATACAGGGGATGCTGGAGCCTTTTTGTCTATTCAGCGAACGCGATTTTTTGGTGGACGGTTTGTAGACAAACAGTCTGGAAGTTTTAAAATCACAGGATTACAAGAGCTTCAAGCTGAGGAAGTGCCTGAAGAACATAGTGAGGGGGGACCAGCAACTCCTTTGCCATCTGCAACAAAAGTTGTTGCAGAAGTTGGACGCTATTCGCTCTCTGTTGGAGAGTTTTTGAAGTTAGGCCCTGGGAGCGTCCTCTCTTTTGAAGGAGTGCATCCTACGTTAGGCGTTGATATTGTTCTGAATGGAGCTAAAGTAGGGCGGGGCACTATCATTGCTTTGCAAGATGTTCTAGGCATTCGGGTTTTAGAAGTATAA
- a CDS encoding serine/threonine protein kinase, with the protein MLGLGGSFPSKAKYLLTRELSRKVGLTVYQGIEERASSPVVIKTLVSPGIHDRRFLQAFEEEAKIMQLVEHPAFVRLKEKGEWDQGRYLVSEYIQGNSLRDIILAAPLPLDKAVSIVLQIAQAITTLHKHRVLHLDIKPENIVLSRLGEVRLIDYGLSAWQFNHWGSPAYMSPEQSRQEQLSPASDVYALALLAYELIIGQLSLGKVYLSLLPVNISKVLARALQPAPEARFPSMHEFAMALQEYLLHDVYEDYRKKDLVVAQLEQLQQQSLWLAPEELNVPKEMAIQIYSQKEPSYLHNVYYDMFSSENSKELWFCYAQGNGSFALSMIKQFLKQQEDKTKDIPTVIKTMDTFCKTLQIPLGEQGISCCCFVFFQEELLCFSCGKTDFSLKKQTRRVQRFQAESQGIGEKGPLEIHEQSFLWEVGDELIVHTPKARDLVYLYCPSFLKLQDRGQIDIFCQTDALQKGIKQKQDRSLCPSTLISLKRVR; encoded by the coding sequence ATGCTCGGATTAGGTGGATCTTTTCCTTCCAAAGCAAAGTATCTTCTGACGCGAGAACTCAGTCGTAAGGTAGGATTGACTGTTTATCAGGGAATAGAAGAACGAGCATCTTCTCCTGTGGTTATTAAAACCTTGGTCTCTCCAGGAATTCATGATCGACGTTTTCTTCAGGCTTTTGAAGAAGAAGCGAAGATTATGCAGCTCGTAGAACATCCAGCGTTTGTCCGATTAAAAGAAAAGGGCGAGTGGGATCAGGGACGCTATTTAGTTTCCGAGTATATCCAGGGTAATTCTTTGCGAGATATTATCCTCGCAGCTCCCCTACCCCTGGATAAAGCTGTTTCTATTGTTTTACAAATAGCACAGGCAATCACAACTCTTCATAAGCATCGAGTCTTGCATCTGGATATCAAACCAGAAAATATCGTGCTGTCTCGATTGGGAGAAGTTAGGCTGATCGATTACGGGCTTTCTGCTTGGCAATTCAATCACTGGGGATCACCAGCCTATATGAGCCCAGAGCAAAGTCGACAAGAGCAGCTCTCTCCTGCATCAGATGTGTATGCACTAGCTTTGCTTGCCTATGAGTTAATTATAGGACAACTTTCTTTAGGCAAAGTGTATTTATCTTTGCTTCCAGTGAACATTAGTAAAGTGTTAGCTCGCGCATTGCAGCCTGCACCGGAAGCGCGATTTCCATCTATGCATGAGTTTGCTATGGCTTTACAGGAGTATCTTTTGCATGATGTGTATGAAGATTATCGTAAAAAAGATCTCGTAGTTGCGCAGCTGGAACAGCTGCAGCAACAAAGCTTGTGGCTAGCTCCAGAAGAGCTTAATGTTCCTAAAGAGATGGCTATTCAAATCTATTCACAAAAAGAGCCTAGTTATTTACATAATGTCTACTATGACATGTTTAGCTCAGAGAATAGCAAGGAACTTTGGTTTTGCTATGCCCAAGGAAATGGGAGTTTTGCCTTAAGTATGATCAAACAGTTTCTCAAACAGCAAGAGGACAAAACAAAAGATATTCCAACGGTAATCAAGACAATGGATACTTTCTGTAAAACACTGCAAATCCCCCTTGGTGAACAAGGGATCTCTTGCTGTTGTTTTGTATTTTTCCAAGAAGAACTCTTGTGCTTTTCTTGTGGGAAAACTGATTTCTCGTTAAAAAAGCAAACGAGGAGAGTGCAACGATTTCAGGCGGAATCGCAAGGAATAGGGGAGAAGGGGCCTTTAGAGATCCACGAACAGTCTTTTTTGTGGGAAGTTGGCGATGAACTTATCGTACATACTCCAAAGGCTAGAGATTTGGTATATTTGTACTGTCCATCTTTCCTAAAGTTGCAAGATAGAGGGCAAATAGATATATTCTGCCAAACAGATGCTCTGCAGAAGGGAATCAAGCAGAAGCAGGACAGAAGTCTTTGTCCTTCAACACTTATCAGCTTAAAAAGAGTCCGGTGA
- a CDS encoding secretin N-terminal domain-containing protein: MNIVTSKIGSKILRIIQNNKKLGLLSALVVLDAALLSVNSQSGESLVNRSASLPNYHEADQQIAACPKNIAKNLAKKSAPGTKPAVGPTPSARSSSVSAKPQAPLAQTRHFKKNHQIFSPNFTQSTQPANKPEERKRPLESRYLQGAAKQAAATKEKRSIEQEQIRTEDAAAKIWEDKQNYARRAVNAINFSVRQQIEEQHKAASNKGSGHPLSGKEDKTPQEEPSIKTVQDSSKEQDEEKKVLERLNQRSLTCQDLKDVGYTVNFEDISILELLQFVSKISGTNFVFDSNDLQFNVTIVSHDPTSVDDLATILLQVLKMHDLKVVEQGNNVLIYRNPKLSKLSTVVTDGSAKDTCEAVVVTRVFRLYSVSPSAAVGIIQPLLSHDAIISASESTRHIIVSDIAGNIEKVRELLQALDSPGAAIDMSEYEVQFANPAALVSYCQDVLGAMAEEEAFQIFIQPGTNKIFVISSPRLTAKAIQLLESLDIPEMAHTLDDVTSPAAALGSSGAANPKSLRFFMYKLKYQNGAAIAQAIQDIGYNLYVTTAMDEDFINTLNSIQWLPVNNSIVVIGNQANVDKVVSLLNGLDLPPKQVYIEVLILETSLEKSWDFGVQWAALGDEQGKVAYASGLLSNTGLTEPLRNQALPIAPNPGNISLPTPGQLAGISDMMYGSSAFGLGIIGNVLSHNGKSYLTLGGLLSALDQDGDTTVVLNPRIMAQDTQQASFFVGQTIPFQTTSTVIQETGSVTQNIEYEDIGVNLVVTSTIAPNNVVTLQIEQTISELHSAQGVLTPVTDKTFAATRLQVPDGCFLVMSGHIRDKLTKIVSGVPLLSSLPLIKGLFSRTVDQRQKRNIMIFIKPKVISSFEEGTALSNTEGYRYNWESERGSLEIAPRHAPECQHIPKVQAESDFKMLEIEAE; the protein is encoded by the coding sequence GTGAACATAGTGACGTCGAAAATAGGAAGCAAGATTTTAAGAATCATTCAAAATAATAAAAAATTAGGCCTCTTGTCTGCGTTAGTTGTTCTAGATGCGGCGTTGTTAAGTGTGAACTCACAGTCTGGCGAGAGCTTAGTCAACCGTTCAGCTTCTTTGCCAAATTATCATGAAGCGGACCAGCAGATCGCTGCTTGTCCAAAAAATATCGCAAAAAATTTAGCGAAAAAGAGTGCTCCAGGAACAAAACCTGCGGTGGGCCCTACGCCATCTGCGCGTTCCTCATCTGTATCAGCAAAACCGCAAGCTCCTTTAGCGCAAACGCGACATTTTAAGAAAAATCACCAAATTTTTTCTCCGAATTTTACACAATCCACTCAGCCTGCTAATAAACCAGAAGAGAGAAAACGTCCCTTGGAATCTCGGTATTTACAAGGAGCTGCTAAGCAGGCTGCTGCCACGAAGGAAAAAAGATCTATCGAGCAGGAACAGATCAGAACAGAGGATGCTGCGGCTAAAATCTGGGAAGATAAACAAAATTATGCGCGGCGTGCAGTAAATGCCATCAATTTCAGTGTAAGGCAACAAATAGAAGAGCAGCATAAAGCTGCGTCTAATAAAGGCTCTGGGCATCCTCTATCTGGGAAAGAAGATAAGACTCCGCAGGAGGAGCCTTCTATCAAAACCGTACAAGATAGCTCCAAAGAGCAAGACGAAGAGAAAAAAGTTTTGGAACGTCTGAATCAGCGTTCGCTTACTTGCCAGGATCTCAAAGATGTCGGCTATACTGTAAACTTTGAAGACATCTCAATTCTGGAGTTATTGCAATTTGTCAGTAAAATTTCCGGGACAAATTTTGTTTTTGATAGCAATGACTTGCAGTTCAATGTAACCATAGTCTCTCACGACCCCACTTCTGTAGATGATTTGGCAACGATTCTTTTGCAAGTGCTGAAGATGCACGATCTAAAAGTCGTTGAACAGGGGAACAACGTATTAATTTATCGCAATCCTAAGCTTTCCAAACTATCCACAGTGGTTACTGATGGTTCTGCAAAGGATACTTGTGAAGCTGTCGTGGTGACACGAGTATTCCGATTGTATAGTGTAAGTCCTTCTGCTGCTGTAGGAATTATTCAACCGTTACTTTCACATGATGCGATTATTAGCGCTTCAGAATCTACAAGACATATTATCGTCTCGGACATAGCAGGAAACATTGAGAAAGTTCGTGAATTACTGCAAGCTCTAGATAGCCCAGGAGCCGCTATCGATATGTCCGAGTACGAGGTGCAGTTTGCGAATCCTGCCGCGTTAGTTAGCTATTGCCAAGATGTCCTTGGCGCAATGGCTGAAGAAGAAGCTTTTCAAATTTTCATTCAGCCTGGGACAAATAAAATTTTTGTGATTTCATCGCCAAGATTAACTGCTAAAGCGATCCAATTATTGGAGTCTTTAGATATTCCGGAGATGGCGCACACTCTGGATGATGTGACGAGCCCAGCAGCTGCATTAGGAAGCTCTGGGGCCGCCAATCCTAAAAGTTTGCGCTTTTTCATGTACAAATTGAAATATCAAAATGGAGCAGCGATTGCTCAGGCTATTCAAGATATTGGGTATAATTTGTACGTAACAACGGCAATGGATGAAGATTTCATCAATACATTGAATAGTATCCAATGGTTACCTGTTAATAACTCTATCGTCGTCATTGGGAATCAGGCAAATGTAGACAAGGTGGTTAGTTTACTCAATGGCTTAGATCTTCCTCCGAAACAAGTATATATAGAAGTCTTGATTTTGGAGACGAGTTTAGAAAAATCTTGGGATTTTGGGGTGCAGTGGGCAGCTTTAGGGGATGAGCAAGGGAAAGTAGCCTATGCCTCTGGGTTGCTAAGCAATACAGGATTGACAGAACCTCTCCGTAATCAGGCGTTACCTATCGCTCCTAATCCCGGGAATATTTCTTTACCAACTCCGGGGCAATTAGCCGGAATCAGCGATATGATGTATGGCTCTTCTGCTTTTGGATTGGGAATTATTGGGAATGTTCTTAGTCATAATGGGAAGTCTTACTTAACATTAGGAGGCTTGTTAAGCGCGTTAGACCAAGATGGGGATACGACCGTGGTGCTTAACCCAAGAATCATGGCTCAGGACACTCAACAAGCCTCCTTCTTCGTAGGACAGACTATACCGTTTCAAACAACTAGTACCGTTATTCAAGAAACGGGCTCTGTTACACAAAATATTGAATACGAAGATATCGGCGTGAATCTTGTCGTAACATCAACTATTGCTCCAAATAATGTTGTTACCTTGCAGATAGAGCAAACGATTTCTGAGTTGCATTCAGCGCAGGGGGTGCTCACTCCTGTAACAGATAAGACATTTGCTGCCACAAGATTACAAGTGCCTGATGGGTGTTTCCTCGTTATGAGTGGACACATTCGAGATAAATTAACAAAGATCGTTTCCGGAGTGCCGCTACTCAGTTCTCTTCCATTAATTAAAGGGCTCTTCAGTCGGACCGTTGATCAGCGCCAAAAGCGCAATATTATGATTTTTATTAAACCAAAAGTGATCAGTAGTTTTGAGGAAGGAACGGCCTTATCTAACACAGAAGGGTACCGTTATAACTGGGAAAGTGAGAGGGGATCTTTAGAAATTGCTCCTCGTCACGCCCCCGAATGTCAGCATATTCCTAAGGTCCAAGCAGAAAGTGATTTTAAAATGCTGGAAATAGAAGCCGAATAA
- a CDS encoding protein arginine kinase, with amino-acid sequence MLPNPILTDIISSKYSLKTETVRPISTISLSRNLSVSKFVPCLSKENKRDVLETIAKQFSTIEGEEFFVLPLKDLPIWQRECLLEHYLCSFDLGGSLEGEALIVNRTGTLLIGINLQDHLVLHGIDFVWQPEILLQKLITLDTYLQSSLSFAFSSDFGFLTTDPLRCGTALIARAFIHVPALRYKNTLAELLVPHQREFAVSSLLPLSQESLGDILCLSNICSLGLSEEQILSSLRIVVSKILSAETAARNQLLTENSTEIKNRILRSIGMLTHSCSLDLQEALDATSWIQLGMSMQWIEDSEKQPFWNPLFWELRRGHLALYNQDSADKTVEKEMIAQIRARTTKPQAERLIIRV; translated from the coding sequence ATGCTCCCTAATCCTATTCTTACAGATATCATATCCAGCAAATACTCCCTTAAAACAGAAACTGTTCGTCCCATTTCGACGATCTCTTTATCAAGGAATCTTTCTGTTTCTAAATTTGTTCCTTGTCTCTCTAAAGAAAACAAACGTGATGTTTTAGAAACTATTGCCAAACAATTTTCTACTATCGAAGGAGAAGAGTTTTTTGTATTACCTCTCAAAGATTTACCTATATGGCAACGAGAATGCTTATTAGAACATTATCTCTGCTCTTTCGACTTAGGAGGTTCCTTAGAGGGAGAAGCGCTGATTGTGAATCGAACCGGAACTCTATTAATAGGAATCAATCTCCAAGATCATTTAGTGTTGCATGGCATAGATTTTGTGTGGCAGCCAGAGATTTTGTTACAAAAATTAATTACATTGGATACATATCTACAGAGCTCTCTGTCTTTTGCCTTTTCTTCTGATTTTGGATTTTTAACTACAGATCCGTTGCGTTGCGGAACAGCACTTATAGCTCGAGCTTTTATTCATGTTCCTGCTCTTAGGTATAAAAATACACTTGCCGAGCTCTTAGTCCCTCATCAACGAGAATTTGCTGTCTCCTCTCTACTTCCCTTATCCCAAGAATCTTTAGGGGATATCCTTTGTTTATCCAATATTTGTTCGTTAGGACTATCGGAAGAACAGATTCTTTCTTCATTAAGGATCGTGGTATCAAAAATTTTATCCGCAGAGACAGCTGCTCGTAACCAGTTATTAACAGAAAACTCTACAGAGATCAAAAACCGGATACTTCGATCCATAGGAATGCTTACACATTCTTGTTCTTTAGATTTACAAGAGGCATTAGATGCGACAAGCTGGATACAATTGGGGATGAGTATGCAGTGGATCGAAGATAGCGAAAAACAACCTTTCTGGAATCCCCTATTCTGGGAGTTACGAAGAGGGCACCTTGCTCTGTACAATCAAGATTCCGCGGATAAGACTGTTGAAAAAGAGATGATAGCTCAGATACGAGCTAGGACAACAAAACCCCAGGCAGAGCGACTGATTATTCGAGTCTGA
- a CDS encoding UvrB/UvrC motif-containing protein has translation MDPSEESSALCYNCQQPAVICFTEISDNITSRCYVCNNCPYPSRYYDRETFLASSTKDSLILECGNCKTKWCIRDTDKILLGCSLCYRTFKSLIVSQLLRHQAISSYTADKTNNFHIGRSLENLEKPTINPAMRLIALHEALQETLRQEDYEQAAEIRDQINQLKNQNTTDAP, from the coding sequence ATGGATCCTTCGGAAGAGTCTTCTGCTCTTTGTTATAACTGCCAACAACCAGCGGTGATTTGCTTTACAGAAATTTCTGACAACATCACTTCGCGGTGTTATGTGTGCAATAACTGTCCTTACCCCTCCCGATACTACGATCGAGAAACTTTTCTCGCTTCTTCAACTAAAGATTCTTTGATTTTAGAATGTGGTAACTGCAAAACCAAGTGGTGTATCCGTGATACAGACAAGATTTTATTAGGATGTTCTTTATGTTATAGGACCTTCAAATCTCTTATCGTATCTCAGCTCTTGCGTCATCAAGCTATTTCATCCTATACGGCCGATAAAACCAACAACTTTCATATTGGCCGTTCTTTAGAAAATTTAGAAAAACCCACCATTAACCCTGCTATGCGTCTGATTGCTTTACATGAGGCCTTGCAAGAGACTTTACGCCAAGAAGATTATGAGCAAGCTGCAGAAATTCGTGATCAGATTAATCAACTAAAAAATCAGAACACTACCGATGCTCCCTAA